In Nymphaea colorata isolate Beijing-Zhang1983 chromosome 10, ASM883128v2, whole genome shotgun sequence, the genomic stretch AGCCACTCCTGAAACTCAAACGGGTGAGCATTCTATGATGTCGACTCACACAACTAATGATGAGCATTCTATGATGTCGACTCACACAACTAAGTGTTGGTTTCATATATCTTTGCAACAGAGTCGTGAATCACTGACATGATGTGGTAATGCCAAACAATGTCAAAGAAATCTCTGCCGCCATTAAATGAGAGAAATCATCCACCGGGCATTCTTTTTGCGGTCTATGGTAATTGGCAGAAAAACAAATGTTACGCCACCCTTGCACTTTACTTTCCAAGTGATTTTCTACTTTCAACTTGTTGCTTCGGGCAGGAATTTCATCATTTATGTGAGAACTATTGGCAAATGTGGGGTGGGAGCAAGATTCTTGATTTCCCGTATTATCTTTTGGGAGAGTTTTAAATCGTCATACGACTCCGCTTTTGACACTTCCACGGTACAAATAAATACACCTGAGACTTGGTGAGCAAGAAACTCAACTCTACAGGGCGCCGAAAACCATATGCATTCTGCACCCTCCACTCGAATGACAGCCCATGGCTACTGTCGATGCATCTTTCTTTCACAAATGGAAACCGTCGGATCGTGCCCATTCGTTCCCACAAAAGCATGGATATCAGTTACTTTTCAGGCTACTTTACCGCGCGTTGATCAACTGACGTAATAACGACGGTCCAAAGTTGGTGACATTTTCGAAAAATACTATCTACGTATTTAGCAGCCAGAGAAAACTTGCGCCGCACTAATGGCAAAAAAAATCCCGTTTTAGaatttttcatgtgaaaacCCGTCTCCATTACTACAACAAGTAGGAGAACTTTtacttttatttcctttttacttacagtttcctttttcactcaaATTTTGTAGCGACTCCCTGCTTTCAAGGACGCCATTAAGGGCGAGTTTTCGGTGTTTCGATCCAAGCCCACATCGATATCATGGCGAACTCGCCAGCTATAGAAACTAGTAGTTTTATTTCTCAGACCTCTGAAATACTCTACGAAGGTTCGAGAGACCAGAATCAAATACATTCTTATGATGTAAGCAATAGATTGTAAACAGAAGATGCTTCAACTGCAAGATAAAATACTTAGCAGCCATCTCAATTGTAAAGGTTAAGCTCCAGATTTTGGTCCGACTACAGCAGTCCATTATAAAAGAGAAGGGATAGATTGGCATTAGTATATGGCTTGTTCACCCTACTTCACAAGTTCGAGCTATAGGATCCTAGCACCATTGTGCTAAGGTAAGCgcctttctccctctcctcttcGGATTTTATTCGGAACAGAAAAGCAATTCCATGGGCAGTTTCATCACCAGATTGCAGACATCACTCTTAATTTAAAAGCagcaaaataaaagaatacGTCCCACTTCACCAACATTGATTTACGTCCACTGAAAGGATGAGAATATCAATGACATCATAAACGAACATCTAAGCGATAAAAAAGCCGAGGGGGGAAAAGGATGATGAACCAAATGGCTCTAACTCCGGTTCATTAGTGACCCAAGTGGGAATCTACTAGTCCCCCAAACTCCAAAAGATAAGCCACCAAGTAGAAATGACAAAATTGCTTAACACATAGCAACTTAAATAATTAAGGTCCCCCAGTGTTGCCATACCCACCAGCGCGCTCTGTTAAGGGACCCAACCGCTGGTGAACCTCATTTCTAAAATATCAAACCGAAATAACTTTTTTAATAAAGATGTACCCTTTCCAAATGAAAAGTTTCCTTTcataaattagaaaagaaaaaacctttAATCAAAGAAATAACGTATGCTCATAAGAGAAGCAAAAGGGGTTCCACATTCTCTTACTCTTATTAAACAAAGTTTTTATGGTTTCTTTTTAAGCTACAGCATAACAAAATTACCACCAACGGCAGAGGAAAAGGGGAGGAGAGGACTTGCACAAGACGAAAACAATGTACAAAAGGGTTTCTAGGTGGCTGACCTCCGCCGGCATAGACACTTCCGGCGAAATTTCCGACTGTTGCATCACATCACGGAACAGACTGAGCCGTTCTCCTCATCGTACATATTGTAGTCATCTTGCCTCGGCAGGTAAGAACCCGGCGGCACGTACCGCATTACACCGCCGGAACTGTGCGGCACCATGAAGGAGGCGTCGACATATGGAGGGAGGGTGTAGGACCCGCCATAGCTTAGAACGGGCGTAGCCGTGCTGTAATTAACAGCCGGTATCCACTGGCCGCCCCACCCGCCGCAAACCTGCGAGACGAGTTCTGGGTATTGATGAATCAGCTGCAAGTGTGGCGCCGAAGCAACCGTTGCACCACCAACTTGAGCGACAGCCGCTGGAGCACCCACCGCCGCCGGAGGCTGATCGCCACCATTTCCAGCACTACCATCGCCGGAATtctcaccaccaccaccaccgccgccgccaccaccaccgccgtTCCCATTTCCGTTACCTTTCTTACCTTTCTTCTTACCACTACCGCCACTTCCGCCGTTGCCTCCGCCATTACCTTCCTTGGCCTTACCACCATCTGGAGACGGCGCCTCGCCGGCTGGTTTTTCGTCGGTGCCCTGTTTCTTAGCATGTCCATCACCGGGTTTCTCACCGGAAGCCTCCTTTGCTGCTCCATCCTTCGCTTCGTCCCCTCCACCGGATTTTTTTCCACCAGCCTCGTTGTTCTTCTCTGTGGCACCCTTGCCGTTCTTGCCACCGGCATCCCCACCCTTTCCACTGCCTTTCTTTCCCGATTTATCCTCCTTCTGCGGCCATAATTCCACGTACTTGCCGGTCTTCTGAAGCTTCTTGATGAGTGTATCGGCGTCGACGTCTCCGGTGACGGTCACCTTCTGCTGTACGGAATCAACGGTCGTCGTGAAGACTCCTGCACCGAAAACCCCACAGAGGccaggaagaaaaagaaaaccatgagTACgcggaagaaaagaaaacgctCGGAAACCAACTCTGGGTTTTGCAAGGGAGATGCCGACCATCAACGCTCTGCAACactttcttcactttcttcttgcAGGCCTCGCAGTGGATGTAAACCTTCAGCACCCATGTCTgcaaacaaagagagaaaggagacgAATGAATTGCAAAGGAAATTgccgaaagagagagagggagagagagagagaaaaaatgggTACCTTGTATTTGAGGGGTTGAGAGGATTCATCGGCTTCCATGATCAAGGTAGAAGAAGAGTCGGtgtctcagagagagagaaagagagagagagagagagaggaggggggGCAGGGGTTTTGAAGAGGGGGAGGGAATGCGGAGGGATGCAGTCGGGAGGGAAAGTGGAGAGTGGGATTGGGACTCATaaatgcccaaaaaaaaaaatcgtaccATGGAGATGCTCAAGAGTGAAAAAGGAATTTGGCAGGAGGAGACATAAATCAATTGtgcaataaagaaaagaagaaactataATTTTGGGGCCATCATTGTTACTGTTCTTTACTTTCTTCCGTCGTTGTATTCTACGATAAAGAATGGCGCAAGAGGGGAGCTTGTGCTTTTTCACATTTTGCTGCCACGTGATCAGGAGTTGTTGAGGATCCAGcaattgaagaaaaaggagtCATGGATTTACTTGGGActtgaaaagatgcacaacttTGGAGCCGCAAAATGCGCAGTCTTCTTAGTACATTAAGATTATCATGATACAAAACGTTGAAACGGACCCAAATTGTCCCAATTTATGTGAGATGAAAGCCAACTGTAGCTTTTGCCAACAAAAACTTAGTTCATACTTTTAAGCATTTGACACTTGCTATGGTCGAGTTGAAGGTGGTAAGAGTTGATCACTGTTGGAATAGGCTGATGCTGCAGGCAACAGGGTTGGAAATTATATCTGGTCCCCTTGTCACTTTCTGCATGATCACATTCCTTCATTGTTTGTCATCTCCGTGATTTGTTGCGTTTCTAGGGGCCCAATATAAATGTTAGGCCCGTAGAAGAGTACCCCGTCTATTTTACCAGCTAGCTCAAGACAATTATGTACCCTTGGAGAATCTATGGGATATCTTTGCTTGCCGGATGTATAGCTTGATTAATTGTTCTGCAAGCAACAATTTGCTAATTTGTATCTGTACAATTTTAAGCAAGTTAAAAATCTTAGCTGTCTTCATTTGCTTCGTAAGATTCCAAGAGAGGGAGGatgaacaaataaataaataggtaACCATCCAACGATAGCTGAGAAGAATAGTCAAATCAGTTACAGTGAgaattaaagaaagagagagagagagagagagagggtgttgGCCAGTTACACGAAATTCGCAGCCAGCCGGTCAAGGCTGTTGTTATGCCTTTTTTACAGGATTATGGTTGTGACC encodes the following:
- the LOC116262716 gene encoding heavy metal-associated isoprenylated plant protein 33-like; its protein translation is MEADESSQPLKYKTWVLKVYIHCEACKKKVKKVLQSVDGVFTTTVDSVQQKVTVTGDVDADTLIKKLQKTGKYVELWPQKEDKSGKKGSGKGGDAGGKNGKGATEKNNEAGGKKSGGGDEAKDGAAKEASGEKPGDGHAKKQGTDEKPAGEAPSPDGGKAKEGNGGGNGGSGGSGKKKGKKGNGNGNGGGGGGGGGGGGENSGDGSAGNGGDQPPAAVGAPAAVAQVGGATVASAPHLQLIHQYPELVSQVCGGWGGQWIPAVNYSTATPVLSYGGSYTLPPYVDASFMVPHSSGGVMRYVPPGSYLPRQDDYNMYDEENGSVCSVM